A section of the Pseudomonas tritici genome encodes:
- a CDS encoding sensor histidine kinase → MSDSGRADALLADLPRNGRGRLKVFLGAAPGVGKTYAMLQAAHTQLRQGVKLIAGVVETHGRAETEALLSGLPQQPLLRTDYRGVMLEEMDLDGLLAAKPKLVLVDELAHSNAPGSRHEKRWQDIQELLAAGINVFTTVNVQHLESLNDQVRGITGVQVRETLPDWVLQEADELLLIDLPSRELLERLRDGKVYVPEQARAAIDAFFTQTNLMALRELAMQTAAAHVDDDLAQGYRQLGQAAPAVRGRLLVGVDGDAQAERLVRHASRVAQRRHLPWSLVHIDNGRARDEQFRLRLQNAQQLAERLGGEVVLLRAGEVAKTLIQHAAERRASLLLVGQSRMRWRRRLFGGGLAARLLRNARGLEINVLDSDDIPSPSRLPDVRGLVWFDYALAVVATVVAAVLAWAVSSVLPLPNISLVFLAAVLLVAVRSSLGPSLVCAALSFMTYDFLFIPPNFSFAIQREEDVLTLLFFLLMAALTGNLAARQRRQLQALRDTQEETSELLDLSRKLTAATDRQAVISAAAHHLEGWSDLDLCLVNRDGQGGWAIETGGPLTLSEAERAAADWAWQHDQPAGMGTGTLPFGRWWWWPLSGEEGPLGLLGVSPKPGQELSGQRRRLLTALSQPLAQALARAQLAQELESARLHGETEQLRSALLASVSHDLRTPLTSMRGSIDSLLALGEAIPLEDRRELLEGTRDEAERLDRYIQNLLDMTRLGHGALKLARDWVSPGDIVGSALGRLRAVLAPLQVSTDVPPELPLLYVHAALIEQALVNVLENAARFSPSQGRLQLSAGVLDNQLFFAVADEGPGIPEDERAKIFDMFYTAARGDRGGQGTGLGLAICQGMVGAHGGHISVADGIDGRGTCITLFLPLPTQPGLEREA, encoded by the coding sequence ATGAGCGACTCCGGCCGCGCCGATGCCCTGCTAGCCGATCTGCCCCGCAACGGCCGTGGCCGGCTCAAAGTCTTCCTTGGCGCCGCGCCCGGCGTGGGCAAGACCTACGCCATGCTCCAGGCCGCCCACACCCAATTGCGCCAGGGCGTGAAGTTGATCGCCGGCGTGGTCGAGACCCATGGTCGCGCCGAGACCGAAGCCTTGCTCAGCGGCCTGCCGCAGCAACCGTTGCTGCGCACCGACTATCGCGGCGTGATGCTTGAAGAAATGGACCTCGACGGCCTGCTCGCCGCCAAGCCCAAGCTGGTGCTGGTGGACGAGCTGGCCCACAGCAACGCCCCCGGCAGTCGCCATGAAAAGCGCTGGCAAGACATCCAGGAACTGCTCGCCGCTGGCATCAACGTGTTTACCACGGTCAACGTCCAGCACCTGGAAAGCCTCAACGACCAGGTGCGCGGCATCACCGGCGTGCAGGTGCGTGAAACCCTGCCGGACTGGGTGCTGCAAGAGGCCGACGAACTGCTGCTGATCGATCTGCCCTCTCGCGAGTTGCTGGAGCGCCTGCGCGACGGCAAGGTCTATGTGCCGGAGCAAGCCCGCGCGGCCATCGATGCGTTCTTCACCCAGACCAACCTCATGGCCTTGCGCGAGTTGGCGATGCAAACCGCCGCCGCCCATGTCGACGATGATTTGGCCCAAGGCTACCGCCAACTTGGCCAGGCCGCGCCGGCAGTGCGTGGGCGTTTGTTGGTCGGTGTGGACGGCGATGCACAGGCCGAACGCCTGGTGCGCCATGCCAGCCGTGTTGCCCAACGCCGGCATTTGCCGTGGAGCCTGGTGCACATCGACAACGGCCGCGCGCGGGACGAGCAGTTTCGATTACGCCTGCAAAATGCCCAGCAACTGGCCGAACGCCTGGGCGGTGAAGTGGTGTTGCTGCGAGCCGGCGAGGTGGCCAAGACGCTGATCCAGCATGCGGCCGAACGCCGCGCCAGCCTGCTGCTGGTGGGGCAGTCGCGGATGCGTTGGCGGCGTCGGTTGTTCGGTGGCGGCCTCGCTGCGCGGTTGCTGCGTAATGCCCGTGGCTTGGAAATCAACGTCCTCGACAGCGATGACATCCCCTCACCGTCACGCTTGCCGGACGTGCGCGGGCTGGTGTGGTTCGACTATGCGCTTGCGGTCGTGGCGACGGTGGTTGCTGCGGTATTGGCTTGGGCGGTGTCCAGTGTCTTGCCGCTGCCGAATATCTCGCTGGTGTTCCTGGCGGCGGTATTGCTGGTGGCCGTGCGCAGCAGCCTGGGGCCGTCGCTGGTGTGTGCGGCGTTGTCGTTCATGACCTACGACTTCCTGTTTATCCCACCGAATTTTTCCTTCGCCATCCAGCGCGAAGAGGACGTGCTGACCCTGTTGTTCTTCCTGTTAATGGCGGCGCTGACTGGCAACCTGGCCGCGCGTCAACGCCGTCAGTTGCAGGCGTTGCGCGACACTCAGGAAGAAACCAGCGAACTGCTCGACCTGTCACGCAAACTGACTGCAGCCACCGATCGCCAAGCGGTGATCAGCGCCGCGGCGCATCACCTGGAAGGCTGGAGTGACCTGGACCTGTGCCTGGTCAACCGCGATGGCCAGGGCGGTTGGGCGATTGAGACCGGCGGCCCGCTGACGCTTAGCGAAGCCGAGCGCGCCGCTGCTGATTGGGCCTGGCAGCATGACCAGCCGGCGGGCATGGGCACCGGCACCTTGCCGTTCGGGCGTTGGTGGTGGTGGCCGTTGTCGGGCGAAGAGGGCCCGTTGGGTTTGCTGGGCGTCAGTCCAAAACCCGGCCAGGAGCTGAGCGGCCAACGCCGTCGCTTGCTGACTGCCCTGAGCCAGCCATTGGCCCAGGCGCTGGCGCGGGCGCAACTGGCCCAGGAGCTGGAGTCCGCACGGTTGCACGGTGAGACCGAGCAACTGCGCAGCGCCTTGCTGGCCTCGGTGTCTCACGATTTGCGCACGCCGCTGACCTCCATGCGCGGCAGCATCGACAGCCTGTTGGCGCTGGGTGAGGCCATCCCGCTGGAAGATCGCCGCGAGTTGCTTGAAGGCACCCGCGATGAGGCCGAGCGTCTCGACCGCTATATCCAGAACTTGCTCGACATGACGCGCCTCGGCCACGGCGCTTTGAAACTGGCGCGGGATTGGGTGTCGCCCGGTGATATCGTCGGCAGCGCCCTCGGCCGTTTGCGTGCGGTGCTGGCGCCGTTGCAGGTGAGTACCGACGTGCCGCCTGAATTGCCATTGTTGTATGTGCATGCTGCGCTGATCGAACAAGCGCTGGTCAATGTGCTGGAAAACGCCGCGCGTTTTTCACCGTCTCAAGGGCGCTTGCAACTGAGCGCAGGCGTGCTGGATAACCAGCTGTTTTTTGCCGTCGCCGATGAAGGCCCAGGTATTCCCGAAGACGAGCGCGCAAAGATTTTCGACATGTTCTATACCGCCGCACGCGGTGATCGGGGCGGGCAGGGCACAGGCTTGGGCCTGGCAATCTGCCAGGGCATGGTCGGTGCCCACGGCGGGCATATCAGCGTAGCCGACGGCATTGACGGGCGCGGCACCTGCATCACCTTGTTCCTGCCCTTGCCGACTCAGCCTGGCCTGGAGCGCGAGGCATGA
- the kdpB gene encoding potassium-transporting ATPase subunit KdpB: MNMPAKNAAPVQTQQPAKTAISALWRPALVQAFVKLDPRQLQRSPVMLVVELTAILTTVLCFVPDTTVPTYVAVQIAVWLWFTVLFANFAEALAEGRGKARADSLKAGSEGLSARRKEADGSFKVVPATGLRKGDVVRVTAGEMIPGDGEVIEGIAAVNEAAITGESAPVIRESGGDRSAVTGNTRLVSDWLLIRITANPGESTLDRMIALVEGAKRQKTPNEVALDILLIGLTLIFLLVVVTLQPFAHFANGSLPLVFLVALLVTLIPTTIGGLLSAIGIAGMDRLVRLNVIAKSGRAVEAAGDVHVLLLDKTGTITFGNRRCAAVVAAPGVSGKEVAEGALFASLADDTAEGKSIVEYLRALHPQAEPTSDELTAVPFTAETRLSGVDYQGRVFRKGAVDSLLAFIGQQRSDLQPALSREIDKIAQSGGTPLLVCADGKLLGAIHLKDVVKPGIRERFAELRKLGIRTVMVTGDNPLTAAAIAAEAGVDDVLAEATPEKKLARIRHEQNDGRLVAMCGDGANDAPALAQADVGMAMNDGTQAAREAANMVDLDSDPTKLLDVVQIGKELLVTRGALTTFSIANDVAKYFAILPALFASIYPQLGVLNVMHLQSPQSAILSAIVFNALIIVVLIPLALRGVRVQAASAAALLRRNLLIYGLGGLLVPFVGIKAIDMLLTALHLV, from the coding sequence ATGAATATGCCTGCAAAAAACGCGGCCCCGGTCCAAACCCAGCAGCCCGCCAAAACTGCCATCTCCGCCCTATGGCGCCCGGCGCTGGTCCAGGCGTTCGTCAAGCTGGATCCGCGCCAACTGCAACGCTCGCCTGTGATGTTGGTGGTCGAGCTGACCGCCATCCTCACCACCGTGCTGTGCTTTGTGCCGGACACGACGGTGCCGACCTACGTCGCCGTGCAAATCGCCGTGTGGCTGTGGTTCACCGTGCTGTTCGCCAACTTCGCCGAAGCCTTGGCCGAAGGGCGTGGCAAAGCCCGCGCCGACAGCCTCAAGGCCGGCAGCGAAGGCCTGAGCGCACGCCGCAAAGAGGCCGATGGCAGCTTCAAAGTGGTACCGGCCACCGGCCTGCGCAAAGGTGATGTGGTGCGCGTTACCGCTGGTGAAATGATCCCCGGTGACGGCGAAGTCATCGAAGGCATCGCGGCGGTTAACGAAGCGGCGATCACTGGCGAATCCGCCCCCGTGATCCGCGAGTCCGGTGGCGACCGCTCGGCCGTCACCGGCAACACCCGCCTGGTGTCGGACTGGTTGCTGATCCGCATCACCGCCAACCCCGGTGAGTCGACCCTGGACCGCATGATCGCCCTGGTGGAAGGCGCCAAACGCCAGAAAACCCCCAACGAAGTCGCGCTGGATATCCTGCTGATTGGCCTGACGCTGATCTTCCTGTTGGTGGTGGTAACCCTGCAACCGTTCGCCCACTTCGCCAATGGCAGCTTGCCGTTGGTGTTCTTGGTCGCACTGCTGGTGACGCTGATTCCTACGACCATTGGCGGTTTGTTGTCGGCCATCGGTATCGCCGGTATGGACCGCCTGGTGCGCCTCAATGTCATCGCCAAGTCCGGCCGCGCCGTGGAAGCGGCGGGGGACGTGCATGTGTTGCTGCTCGACAAGACCGGCACCATCACCTTTGGTAACCGTCGGTGTGCGGCGGTGGTCGCGGCGCCTGGCGTCAGCGGCAAGGAAGTGGCCGAGGGTGCGTTGTTTGCCTCCCTGGCGGATGACACGGCGGAAGGTAAGTCCATCGTCGAATACCTGCGCGCCTTGCACCCGCAAGCCGAGCCGACTTCGGATGAACTGACGGCTGTGCCGTTCACTGCTGAAACCCGCTTGTCCGGTGTCGATTATCAGGGCCGTGTGTTCCGCAAAGGTGCCGTGGATTCTTTGCTGGCGTTTATCGGTCAGCAACGCAGCGACCTGCAACCAGCATTGTCGCGGGAAATCGACAAAATCGCCCAGAGCGGCGGCACCCCGTTGCTGGTGTGTGCCGATGGCAAGTTGCTCGGTGCGATTCACCTGAAGGACGTGGTCAAGCCCGGCATCCGCGAGCGTTTCGCTGAGTTGCGCAAACTGGGCATTCGGACCGTGATGGTGACGGGCGACAACCCGCTGACAGCCGCTGCGATTGCTGCCGAAGCGGGCGTGGACGACGTGTTGGCGGAAGCCACGCCGGAGAAAAAACTCGCCCGTATTCGTCATGAGCAGAACGACGGTCGCCTGGTGGCGATGTGCGGCGACGGCGCCAACGACGCCCCGGCCCTGGCCCAGGCGGACGTTGGCATGGCGATGAACGATGGCACCCAGGCCGCTCGCGAAGCCGCCAACATGGTCGACCTCGACAGCGACCCCACCAAGCTGCTGGACGTGGTGCAGATCGGCAAGGAATTGCTGGTGACGCGCGGTGCGCTGACCACCTTTTCCATCGCCAACGACGTGGCCAAGTACTTCGCGATTTTGCCGGCGCTGTTCGCTTCGATCTACCCGCAACTCGGCGTGCTCAACGTGATGCACTTGCAGAGCCCGCAGAGCGCGATCCTCTCGGCCATCGTGTTCAACGCACTGATCATCGTGGTGCTGATTCCCCTGGCGCTGCGCGGTGTGCGCGTGCAGGCGGCGAGTGCGGCGGCATTGCTGCGGCGCAACCTGCTGATCTACGGGCTGGGCGGGCTGCTGGTGCCGTTCGTGGGCATCAAGGCGATCGACATGCTGCTGACTGCGTTGCACCTGGTGTAA
- a CDS encoding response regulator, giving the protein MSQTATILVIDDEPQIRKFLRISLASQGYKVIEAGTGSEGLAQAALSKPDLLVLDLGLPDMDGQQVLREFREWSTVPVLVLSVRASEGQKVEALDGGANDYVTKPFGIQEFLARVRALLRQAPAGEAQEAALRFGPLTVDLAYRRVLLDGAEVALTRKEYAVLAQLARHPGRVITQQQLLKDIWGPTHTEDSHYLRIVVGHLRQKLADDPTQPRFIVTEAGVGYRLLSA; this is encoded by the coding sequence ATGAGCCAGACCGCGACGATTTTGGTCATTGATGACGAACCGCAGATCCGCAAATTCCTGCGCATCAGCCTGGCCTCCCAGGGCTACAAAGTGATTGAGGCCGGCACCGGCAGCGAAGGCCTGGCCCAGGCGGCACTGAGCAAGCCGGATTTGCTGGTGCTCGACCTTGGCTTGCCGGACATGGACGGCCAGCAGGTGCTGCGCGAATTCCGTGAGTGGTCGACGGTGCCGGTGTTGGTGCTGTCGGTGCGGGCCAGTGAAGGGCAAAAAGTCGAAGCGCTTGACGGTGGCGCCAATGACTATGTGACCAAACCCTTCGGCATCCAGGAGTTTCTCGCCCGGGTACGTGCGCTGCTGCGCCAGGCGCCCGCGGGTGAAGCCCAGGAAGCGGCCTTGCGGTTTGGCCCGTTGACGGTCGACCTGGCCTATCGCCGGGTGCTGCTGGACGGTGCCGAAGTGGCGCTGACGCGCAAGGAGTATGCGGTGCTCGCGCAGCTCGCCCGGCATCCGGGGCGGGTGATTACCCAGCAGCAATTGCTCAAGGATATCTGGGGCCCGACCCATACCGAGGACAGCCACTATCTGCGTATTGTGGTGGGGCATCTGCGACAGAAGCTGGCGGATGATCCGACTCAGCCGAGGTTTATCGTGACCGAGGCGGGGGTGGGGTATCGGTTGTTGAGTGCTTAG
- the kdpC gene encoding potassium-transporting ATPase subunit KdpC, translating to MSNIVRPALSLLVLMTLITGVAYPLVVTGVAQVAFPDQANGSLVRDASGKVRGSSLIAQDFTGDSWFHPRPSAGAFATVSSSASNLGPSNPALATRIFDDANKQLVPSQGPVPLASLTTSGSGLDPHLPPEAIAYQLARVAAARSVPVSTLQRLLDEHIESPLVGPPVVNVLALNMALEKL from the coding sequence ATGTCCAACATTGTCCGCCCGGCCCTGAGCCTGCTGGTGCTCATGACCCTGATCACCGGCGTCGCCTACCCATTGGTAGTGACCGGCGTCGCCCAAGTCGCTTTCCCGGACCAGGCCAATGGCAGCCTGGTGCGCGACGCCAGCGGCAAAGTGCGCGGCTCCAGCCTGATCGCCCAGGACTTTACCGGTGACAGCTGGTTCCATCCGCGCCCCTCGGCCGGCGCTTTCGCGACGGTTTCCAGCAGCGCCAGCAACCTTGGCCCAAGCAACCCGGCGCTGGCGACGCGCATCTTTGATGATGCAAATAAACAGCTCGTGCCCAGCCAAGGGCCGGTGCCTTTGGCGTCGCTGACTACCTCCGGCAGCGGTCTTGATCCACACTTGCCACCGGAGGCGATTGCCTATCAACTGGCGCGGGTGGCGGCGGCGCGGAGTGTGCCGGTGTCGACCTTGCAGCGGTTGCTCGATGAGCATATCGAAAGCCCGTTGGTTGGGCCGCCGGTGGTGAATGTGCTGGCGCTGAACATGGCTCTGGAAAAGTTATAG